From Streptomyces sp. NBC_01754, a single genomic window includes:
- a CDS encoding HtaA domain-containing protein, which produces MAASRRPIALAAAVATAAALGATFALPALAADNEKNPAPVSMELTDGTLDWGFKESFRRYIGGAGTITVKDGATQAAGNGAFTFGNGKGTYDMGTHATATTFDGSVNFSAHGGVLDITLSDVKVSTTVTGGAITADVKTPDGTEDDVALAELDLSTVSPGRGDGGAMVYKDIPATLTKAGSEVFNSMYAEGAELDPATLSVKAVTPGPEPTEEPTAEPSEEPSQEPSEKPSEEPSTEPSEGPSQEPSTGPTASAPPSPSASATAPGVEQGPVVAGNLDWGVKDTFRTYVTGPIANGKIETSGGATASGDGYRFPDATGEFDAGKQTLNAEFDGAVRFLGHEDKGEYALDISLSKLRIQVKGSTGSLLADVSTKDRETKKVSHHTALTLAELKLPAGELAADKSVVTLKDVPATLTADGNKAFGGMYPEGESLDPLTVTVALDKDAVLPGSNGGSGSTGGSGGGTGGSGTTGGSGGGTGGSVGGGSVGGSLGGSGSLASTGSDIPTGALIAASGVVVAAGAGVVIAARRRRAESV; this is translated from the coding sequence ATGGCAGCCAGTCGCCGCCCCATAGCCCTCGCCGCAGCAGTCGCCACCGCGGCCGCACTCGGTGCGACCTTCGCCCTTCCCGCGCTCGCGGCCGACAACGAGAAGAACCCGGCCCCGGTCAGCATGGAGCTGACCGACGGCACGCTGGACTGGGGCTTCAAGGAGTCCTTCCGCCGTTACATCGGCGGAGCCGGCACCATCACCGTCAAGGACGGCGCCACCCAGGCCGCGGGCAACGGAGCCTTCACCTTCGGCAACGGCAAGGGCACCTATGACATGGGCACCCACGCCACGGCCACCACCTTCGACGGCAGCGTCAACTTCTCCGCCCACGGCGGCGTCCTGGACATCACGCTCTCCGACGTCAAGGTCTCCACGACCGTCACCGGCGGCGCGATCACCGCCGACGTGAAGACCCCGGACGGCACCGAGGACGACGTCGCGCTCGCGGAACTCGACCTGTCGACGGTCAGCCCCGGGCGGGGCGACGGCGGTGCGATGGTCTACAAGGACATCCCGGCCACCCTCACCAAGGCGGGCTCCGAGGTCTTCAACAGCATGTACGCCGAGGGGGCGGAACTCGACCCGGCCACCCTCTCCGTCAAGGCCGTCACACCGGGCCCCGAGCCGACGGAGGAGCCGACGGCGGAGCCCAGCGAGGAGCCGAGCCAGGAGCCCAGCGAGAAGCCCAGCGAGGAGCCGAGCACGGAGCCCAGCGAGGGCCCGAGCCAGGAGCCGTCGACCGGACCCACCGCGTCCGCCCCTCCCTCTCCTTCCGCCTCGGCCACCGCGCCGGGCGTCGAGCAGGGCCCCGTCGTCGCGGGCAACCTGGACTGGGGCGTCAAGGACACCTTCCGCACCTACGTCACGGGCCCCATCGCGAACGGAAAGATCGAGACGTCCGGCGGCGCCACCGCGTCCGGCGACGGCTACCGCTTCCCGGACGCCACCGGTGAGTTCGACGCCGGCAAGCAGACCCTGAACGCCGAGTTCGACGGCGCGGTCCGCTTCCTCGGCCACGAGGACAAGGGTGAGTACGCCCTCGACATCTCCCTGAGCAAGCTGCGGATCCAGGTCAAGGGCTCCACCGGCTCCCTGCTCGCCGACGTCTCCACCAAGGACCGCGAGACCAAGAAGGTCTCCCACCACACCGCCCTCACCCTGGCCGAGCTGAAGCTCCCCGCAGGTGAACTCGCCGCCGACAAGAGCGTCGTGACACTGAAGGACGTCCCGGCCACGCTGACCGCCGACGGCAACAAGGCATTCGGCGGTATGTACCCCGAGGGCGAGAGCCTCGACCCGCTGACCGTCACGGTCGCCCTCGACAAGGACGCCGTACTGCCGGGCTCGAACGGCGGCTCCGGCTCCACGGGCGGTTCCGGCGGTGGCACCGGTGGTTCCGGGACCACGGGCGGTTCCGGCGGTGGCACCGGCGGTTCGGTCGGCGGCGGTTCGGTGGGCGGTTCCCTGGGCGGCTCCGGCTCCCTCGCCTCCACCGGCTCCGACATCCCGACCGGCGCGCTGATCGCCGCCTCCGGCGTCGTCGTCGCGGCGGGCGCCGGTGTGGTGATCGCCGCACGCCGTCGCCGCGCCGAGTCCGTCTGA
- a CDS encoding HtaA domain-containing protein: protein MLPSRSVRALAVALFAVLLGALFPATAAQAASRTVQGGRLDWAIKSSFQSYVTGPIAQGTWSLTGGAATVGGSQFRFHSATGSYDPASGEFRAGFSGGVRFVGHGQSDGTNQLDLTISRPTVRISGGAGTVYADMVSKDRESGRVTTSGQVPLATLNLSGIDMRGGGTPIALNNVPATLTAQGAKGFAGYYTAGTPLDPISLSADTKAPAEAPPTSTAPSPSPSKSKKPEAAGRFEDAAVDWGVRRTYREYVTGSIAQGKWTLTEGAQDGGALFRFPKGKGTYDAKKQSLDAAFTGRVRFTGEGGLDLQLSGVTVKVASGKGTLRADVTSEGTTRENVPLVTFTAKDLTPEKGLAVLTEAPATLTADGAKAFGSLYSAGAEMDPVSLAVAVDAKAELPALPDLGTTAEPSATPEEKPATTVSPQPVAAESGTGTGTYLAAGGGAVLLAAAGGGLWYTLRRRTAARNT from the coding sequence ATGCTGCCGTCCAGATCCGTTCGCGCGCTTGCCGTCGCGCTGTTCGCGGTGCTGCTGGGGGCGTTGTTTCCAGCCACCGCCGCGCAGGCGGCGAGCCGCACGGTGCAAGGCGGCCGGCTCGACTGGGCCATCAAGTCCTCGTTCCAGAGCTATGTGACCGGCCCCATCGCCCAGGGCACCTGGAGTCTCACCGGAGGCGCCGCCACCGTCGGCGGGAGCCAGTTCCGCTTCCACTCCGCCACCGGTTCCTACGACCCGGCGAGCGGGGAGTTCCGGGCCGGGTTCTCGGGCGGTGTCCGCTTCGTCGGCCACGGGCAGTCCGACGGCACCAACCAGCTCGACCTCACCATCAGCCGCCCCACCGTCCGGATCTCCGGCGGCGCCGGGACCGTCTACGCCGACATGGTCAGCAAGGACCGGGAGAGTGGCCGGGTCACCACTTCCGGCCAGGTGCCGCTCGCCACACTCAACCTGTCCGGGATCGACATGCGGGGCGGCGGCACACCCATCGCCCTCAACAACGTCCCCGCGACGCTGACCGCCCAGGGCGCGAAGGGCTTCGCCGGCTACTACACGGCGGGCACGCCCCTGGACCCGATCAGCCTCTCCGCCGACACGAAGGCCCCGGCGGAGGCGCCGCCCACATCCACCGCGCCGTCGCCGTCCCCCTCGAAGTCGAAGAAGCCCGAGGCGGCGGGCCGTTTCGAGGACGCCGCCGTGGACTGGGGCGTACGCCGCACCTACCGCGAGTACGTCACCGGCTCCATCGCGCAGGGGAAGTGGACCCTCACCGAGGGCGCCCAGGACGGCGGCGCGCTCTTCCGCTTCCCGAAGGGCAAGGGCACGTACGACGCGAAGAAGCAGAGCCTGGACGCCGCGTTCACCGGCCGGGTGCGCTTCACCGGCGAGGGCGGGCTCGACCTCCAGCTGTCCGGTGTCACCGTGAAGGTGGCCTCGGGCAAGGGCACCCTCCGCGCCGACGTCACCAGCGAGGGCACCACTCGCGAGAACGTCCCGCTCGTCACCTTCACCGCCAAGGACCTGACCCCGGAGAAGGGCCTCGCCGTCCTCACCGAGGCCCCGGCGACCCTGACCGCGGACGGCGCCAAGGCCTTCGGGTCCCTCTACTCCGCGGGCGCCGAGATGGACCCGGTCTCCCTGGCCGTCGCCGTCGACGCGAAGGCCGAACTGCCCGCCCTGCCCGACCTGGGCACCACGGCCGAGCCCTCCGCGACGCCCGAGGAGAAGCCCGCCACCACCGTGTCCCCCCAGCCGGTGGCCGCCGAGTCCGGCACCGGCACCGGCACCTACCTCGCCGCCGGCGGCGGCGCCGTACTGCTCGCCGCCGCCGGCGGCGGCCTCTGGTACACCCTCCGGCGCCGCACCGCCGCCCGGAACACCTGA
- a CDS encoding heme/hemin ABC transporter substrate-binding protein: MRFPQYPAVSGPRAARPRTARIGALAAVVALTMALGGCGDTGNTASGTGKAAKAEPAADLIEPLSTAPEPQLPVTVESADGTEATVSSTDRIVPLTGSLSEIVFTLGFDEQVVARDVTATFEQAEELPVVTRAHDVSAESVLSLRPTIVLADTTTGPAEAIDQIRDAGVPLVVVEPAKELADVGRRIDAVAAALGVPSSGDELKARTESRIEAVRKTIPARGEGTAPRVAFLYLRGSASVYLLGGQESGASSLLEAAGAVDAGKASGLKKDFTAITAEALAKAAPDAILVMSKGLDSVDGVDGLVKIPGIAETPAGMDRRIVSIDDGVLLNYGPRTDRVLAELVEQLYPEGGTDR; encoded by the coding sequence GTGCGTTTTCCCCAGTACCCAGCTGTATCGGGACCAAGAGCCGCACGGCCACGCACCGCACGAATCGGCGCCCTGGCCGCCGTGGTGGCGCTCACGATGGCTCTCGGCGGCTGCGGAGATACGGGGAACACCGCAAGCGGAACCGGGAAGGCGGCGAAGGCCGAACCGGCCGCCGACCTCATCGAGCCGCTGTCCACCGCGCCGGAGCCGCAGTTGCCGGTCACGGTGGAATCGGCCGACGGGACCGAGGCCACCGTCTCCTCGACCGACCGGATCGTCCCGCTCACCGGCTCGCTCAGCGAGATCGTCTTCACCCTGGGGTTCGACGAGCAGGTGGTGGCCCGCGACGTCACCGCCACCTTCGAACAGGCCGAGGAGCTCCCGGTCGTGACCCGCGCCCACGACGTGTCGGCGGAGAGCGTGCTCTCGCTGCGGCCGACGATCGTCCTCGCGGACACCACGACCGGCCCCGCCGAGGCCATCGACCAGATACGTGACGCCGGTGTCCCGCTCGTCGTCGTCGAGCCCGCCAAGGAACTCGCCGACGTGGGCCGCCGGATCGACGCGGTCGCGGCCGCGCTGGGTGTGCCGTCCTCGGGCGACGAGCTGAAGGCGCGTACGGAGTCCCGGATCGAGGCCGTACGGAAGACGATCCCGGCTCGCGGGGAGGGGACGGCGCCGCGCGTCGCCTTCCTGTACCTGCGCGGCTCGGCCTCCGTCTACCTGCTGGGCGGTCAGGAGTCCGGGGCGAGTTCCCTGCTGGAGGCGGCGGGGGCCGTGGACGCGGGCAAGGCGTCCGGGCTGAAGAAGGACTTCACCGCCATCACCGCCGAGGCGCTGGCCAAGGCGGCACCGGACGCGATCCTCGTCATGTCCAAGGGCCTCGACTCGGTGGACGGCGTCGACGGGCTGGTGAAGATCCCCGGCATCGCGGAGACGCCCGCCGGGATGGACCGTCGGATCGTCTCGATCGACGACGGGGTGCTGCTCAACTACGGGCCGCGCACCGACCGGGTGCTGGCCGAACTGGTCGAGCAGCTCTACCCGGAAGGCGGCACGGACCGATGA
- a CDS encoding FecCD family ABC transporter permease, whose product MTATAHATPATKDDGREPGAPGTKARGRGRAFVLTVSLSAALLIGCLLSAGLGAYSIPLEDVLSSVQHRIGLGGQALDRVGESVLWNVRLPRVVLALLVGASLGCAGALMQGVFGNPLAEPGVIGISAGAAVGAVASIALGLNFLGNWTITVCAFAAGLVTVLLVYTLSRSGGRTEVVTLILTGIAVNAFAGALIGLFVFFADNAQITQITFWQLGSLAQATWPKVLAVLPCALLGLVIAPFYAKKLDLLALGERPARHLGVDVERLRIVLVLVVALLTAAAVAVAGIITFVGLLVPHLLRMANGPGHRFLVPGSALGGALVLVAGDLAARTVADPAELPLGVLTALFGSPFFFWLLRRTRRKQGGWA is encoded by the coding sequence ATGACCGCCACCGCCCACGCCACTCCCGCCACGAAGGACGACGGCCGGGAACCCGGGGCTCCTGGCACCAAGGCGCGCGGGCGCGGCAGGGCGTTCGTCCTCACCGTGTCGCTGTCGGCGGCCCTGCTGATCGGCTGCCTGCTCTCCGCCGGTCTCGGCGCGTACAGCATTCCGCTCGAGGACGTCCTCTCCTCCGTCCAGCACAGGATCGGCCTGGGCGGGCAGGCCCTCGACCGGGTCGGCGAGAGCGTGCTGTGGAACGTACGCCTGCCGCGCGTCGTCCTGGCCCTGCTCGTCGGAGCGTCCCTGGGCTGCGCGGGCGCCCTGATGCAGGGCGTGTTCGGCAACCCGTTGGCCGAGCCCGGGGTCATCGGGATCTCCGCGGGTGCGGCGGTCGGCGCGGTCGCCTCGATCGCGCTCGGGCTGAACTTCCTCGGCAACTGGACCATCACCGTCTGCGCGTTCGCGGCGGGCCTCGTCACCGTCCTGCTGGTGTACACCCTGTCGCGTTCCGGCGGGCGCACCGAGGTGGTGACCCTGATCCTCACGGGTATCGCCGTCAACGCCTTCGCGGGCGCGCTGATCGGCCTGTTCGTCTTCTTCGCCGACAACGCGCAGATCACCCAGATCACCTTCTGGCAGCTCGGTTCCCTGGCACAGGCGACCTGGCCGAAGGTGCTCGCGGTGCTGCCGTGCGCGCTCCTGGGGCTGGTGATCGCCCCGTTCTACGCCAAGAAGCTCGACCTGCTCGCCCTCGGTGAGCGGCCCGCCCGGCACCTGGGCGTGGACGTCGAACGGCTCCGGATCGTCCTGGTCCTGGTCGTCGCCCTGCTGACCGCCGCGGCCGTCGCGGTCGCGGGCATCATCACGTTCGTCGGACTGCTCGTACCGCATCTGCTGCGTATGGCCAACGGGCCCGGCCACCGGTTCCTCGTCCCGGGCAGTGCGCTCGGCGGGGCCCTGGTGCTGGTCGCGGGCGACCTCGCGGCCCGTACCGTGGCCGACCCGGCGGAGCTTCCGCTGGGTGTGCTGACCGCGCTCTTCGGCAGCCCGTTCTTCTTCTGGCTGCTGCGCCGGACCCGTCGCAAGCAAGGTGGTTGGGCGTGA